A part of Cotesia glomerata isolate CgM1 linkage group LG4, MPM_Cglom_v2.3, whole genome shotgun sequence genomic DNA contains:
- the LOC123263055 gene encoding GATA zinc finger domain-containing protein 1: MPLGVAKPVCIKCGGQESPLWHSTELGSLCNKCLEEERNASNSGKNDEEESGSKPSRKSTRITRWCKPEKKNESSVPPTIKTVPKGKGRRHIFKKTPTKAPSSVATPVTSNFVFYKGSYFQVGDVVSVQDIDDNGIYYAQIRGFLTDQYCEKSAAITWLLPTATSPPPEEGFSPETYIMGPEEDLPRKLECMEFIMHAPSDYYKLKNTPYPPALTESATGGYIWTSLGNEATTFYKK; the protein is encoded by the exons ATGCCTCTAGGAGTTGCCAAGCCGGTGTGTATAAAGTGCGGGGGCCAGGAATCTCCTCTTTGGCACTCGACGGAGCTAGGCAGTCTTTGCAACAAGTGTCTGGAGGAGGAGAGAAACGCTTCTAACTCTGGGAAAAATGACGAGGAGGAGTCGGGGTCCAAGCCCTCTCGCAAAAGCACCAGGATCACCAGGTGGTGCAAGCCTGAGAAGAAAAATGAATCTTCAGTGCCTCCGACCATCAAAACTGTCCCTAAAGGCAAGGGTCGaagacatatttttaaaaaaaca ccaaCAAAAGCACCGTCTTCAGTTGCCACACCAGTCACaagtaattttgtattttataaaggATCTTATTTTCAAGTAGGTGATGTTGTCTCTGTTCAGGATATTGATGACAATGGAATTTATTATGCTCAGATCAGGGGATTCCTTACTGATCAGTACTGCGAAAAGAGTGCTGCTATTACTTGGCTTCTTCCTACAGCTACtag ccCGCCACCAGAAGAAGGCTTCAGCCCAGAAACCTACATAATGGGTCCCGAAGAAGACTTACCCCGAAAACTCGAGTGTATGGAGTTTATAATGCACGCTCCGTCTGATTACTACAAGCTAAAAAATACTCCATACCCTCCAGCTTTAACTGAAAGCGCTACGGGAGGTTACATATGGACGTCTCTCGGAAATGAAGCTacaactttttataaaaagtaa
- the LOC123263056 gene encoding AP-3 complex subunit sigma-2, which produces MIKAILVFNNHGKPRLSKFYHYFNEDMQQQIIKETFQLVSKRDDNVCNFLEGGSLIGGSDYKLIYRHYATLYFVFCVDSSESELGILDLIQVFVETLDKCFENVCELDLIFHVDKVHYILNELVMGGMVLETNMTEILTRIEDQNKLEKQEAGITAAPARAVSAVKNMNIPQQIKDMKLPDLPQAIKDLKF; this is translated from the exons ATGATCAAAGCTATTTTGGTATTTAACAACCATGGAAAACCAAGATTgtcgaaattttatcattatttt aatgAAGATATGCAgcaacaaataataaaagaaacaTTTCAACTAGTATCAAAAAGAGACGACAAcgtatgtaattttttagaaggAGGAAGTTTAATCGGTGGGTCGGATTACAAATTAATCTACAGGCATTATGCAACGCTCTACTTTGTGTTCTGCGTCGACAGCTCGGAGTCTGAGTTAGGGATACTTGACCTAATTCAGGTGTTTGTCGAAACACTGGACAAGTGTTTTGAGAATGTCTGCGAGCTGGACTTGATATTCCACGTAGATAAAGTTCACTATATCCTCAACGAACTGGTGATGGGAGGTATGGTCCTGGAGACTAATATGACGGAGATTCTCACGCGAATAGAGGACCAGAATAAATTGGAGAAGCAAGAG gCGGGAATAACTGCAGCTCCAGCAAGAGCAGTCTCAGCggttaaaaatatgaacatcCCTCAGCAAATAAAAGATATGAAGCTTCCCGACCTACCACAAGCTATTAAAGACCTTAAATTCTGA